The Leadbettera azotonutricia ZAS-9 genome has a window encoding:
- a CDS encoding class I SAM-dependent RNA methyltransferase: protein MARGEAITARVEAIAAGGAGFARHEGRSVFAELTAPGDLARLRISEEKRGWIKAELEEIIEPSPLRVNAPCPLYARCGGCSLQHLAYDAQIKAKETILKDSLARIGGIEAPKIRVEPSAPFGYRNRVQFHCFPEDRRKLGFMQRKGIEILPLKECPVADMGINNALKEGRIVPPPQKDRFTVYSRGGTFLSEGGQSRGKVSLLGKEILMDAQVFFQSNAAMLETLLEDLQAIAEKADHELPMGDMYCGVGTFANFLGGPFPSLDLLEENKAALALARENARGQECRFYAISDDAWVKSRLHKENWGFMVIDPPRQGLSALMRSYLAEKGPPLLAYVSCDPATLARDSKELARGGYALKELSLYDFYPQTAHIESLSVFSRNGGSDEG, encoded by the coding sequence ATGGCACGGGGTGAAGCAATAACAGCCAGGGTTGAAGCCATAGCTGCAGGGGGCGCAGGCTTTGCCCGCCATGAGGGGCGTAGTGTTTTTGCGGAACTGACAGCTCCGGGCGACTTGGCCCGGCTGCGGATCAGCGAGGAAAAGCGGGGCTGGATAAAGGCGGAGCTTGAGGAGATAATCGAGCCTTCGCCCCTGCGGGTCAATGCCCCCTGCCCTCTCTATGCCCGCTGCGGAGGCTGTTCCCTTCAGCACCTTGCGTACGATGCCCAGATCAAAGCCAAGGAAACCATATTGAAGGATAGCCTTGCCAGAATCGGGGGGATTGAGGCGCCAAAAATCCGCGTCGAGCCTTCGGCGCCTTTTGGCTACCGGAACCGGGTGCAGTTCCACTGCTTTCCCGAAGACAGGCGCAAGCTGGGCTTTATGCAAAGGAAGGGCATTGAGATACTTCCTTTAAAGGAATGTCCCGTGGCCGACATGGGCATTAACAACGCTCTGAAGGAAGGCCGCATTGTGCCGCCCCCGCAGAAGGATCGCTTTACGGTATACAGCCGGGGCGGAACTTTCCTTTCCGAAGGCGGCCAAAGCCGGGGCAAAGTGAGCCTTTTGGGAAAGGAGATCCTCATGGATGCGCAGGTCTTTTTCCAGAGCAATGCGGCAATGCTGGAAACCCTGCTTGAGGATTTACAGGCGATTGCGGAAAAGGCTGATCATGAACTCCCCATGGGGGATATGTATTGCGGGGTGGGGACTTTCGCAAATTTTTTGGGCGGGCCCTTCCCTTCCCTGGACCTGCTTGAAGAGAACAAGGCTGCCCTTGCATTGGCAAGGGAGAACGCAAGAGGACAGGAGTGCAGGTTCTACGCCATCTCCGATGACGCATGGGTCAAGTCCCGGCTTCATAAGGAGAATTGGGGCTTCATGGTGATAGACCCGCCAAGGCAGGGGCTTTCGGCCTTGATGCGCAGCTACCTTGCGGAAAAAGGGCCGCCCCTTTTGGCCTATGTGTCCTGCGATCCGGCCACCCTGGCCAGGGATTCAAAGGAGCTGGCCCGTGGGGGCTAT